From the Pleurodeles waltl isolate 20211129_DDA chromosome 6, aPleWal1.hap1.20221129, whole genome shotgun sequence genome, the window ctggcttgattgtcacccttgtttccttgcttcttatttgatggccttCTTGTGTTTGTCCGACCCCTGGAGCATCGCTTCTTTGACAGCCTCTAGACTGGCTGACTTGTGCCCTTCCTCTGCTCACTTTTAGGAAACTACTTTTTATGTCTTGCTTACTAGGCAGCGCAAATGTTCAGGTTGCAGACGACCTACTGTGAACTTACAGAGGGCATACAGCCTGCCACATGCTTACTACTGGCTGGCTTTATTGTCTCTCTCATTTGCTTATCCCTCTGATGAAGCATATCCTCTTTTCAATTCTTTTGGTTGGCTGAAGTGCATCCTCCCATTATTCACATTTAGAAAACAACTTTTatctttttcattcagcactccaaGAGAGTCCATTTGTTTTTAGCTCTCCCCCTTGCGTGATGCTTCACCCCCTCAAAAAGCCCCACAGTGTGTTGCTCATCACACCTCTCATCTTGTCTATAAAAGCACAGGGATAAGTTTGCTGGGATATGGCTAAAGAGCAGattttaaagattgttttttaattcatctccTACCTTCCATACACTGCATGAAAGCCTATGTTGAGGCACACAAAGGCATTTTATGGCACTGGGGTAAAGGCTATCTGCTGCACTCACTCAGTTGGTGTCTGAGGCAGAAGGTGTATTTGATCATGACACTATTCCTGGAGGACCATAAATCTGCTACCTGATTACAGGAGGACACAAATGGCTTAATCCTGAGGAAAGTAAATTAGGCATTGGCATACATTTTCTTTTACCTTCTAACACTTCTGTATTATTTTTAAATTCTGCTCAGAGTTTCCAGAGTGAAAAGCATTTGAAGAATAAATTATGACACCTAAAAAAGGACGAAAATATAGAATTTAATGTACAGTGTTGAGATACTATAAAATAGGTGTTTGCTTTTCCTGTCTTTTACTTTTTCTAAACAATATTTTACAGGAAAAAAAACTTGGCAAAGTCAACAGCTCGGCGAGACCTATTTGTTTCTTTTGAGTTAAGCACTcaatgtgcatgtgttttccagctcactCCTGTGTTTCTCTCACTCATCTTGCAAATCCCCACCCACATACACTATGTGCTAATTACGAGTGTGTTGGTCACTAGACCGAGAGACTCGAGgaaggcggtctgaccgccaccgatggggcggtctgactgccacattacaaccctggcagtcgggccaccacaaaaccaccagctctgccaggatcggagatcccggcggtctggaggtggtggtggtcctaatctgccaggcgctgcaagcagcactgccctgggggataACGACCcctttctccgccagcggtttaaTGGCAGTACCACcagcatgaaaatgctggtggagaacgggtgcaggaaGCTCCAGGGGTCCTtcactggccagcaccatcacaatgttcactgtctgcattgatTTGCACTCTTCCCTCTACAGCGTCGTCgtcggctccattacgagccagagacaatgctgtaggctgtttcccactatgccagcgggcggaaactcaggtttccgctcgCTGACCTAGCGGGGAACTCCCAAGGGGGCCGGCAGGGAGGTATCCACTATGGCGGtaacctccccgttggaagttcggcggacggtgTAAACCGTCTGCCGAACTTATAATCAGCCCCTATGTGTTTGCTCTCTATCTCGTAACTGCTTTCTTTCTCATGTACTCCTCCACGTGTACCCTCTGCTCCAGTCCCTGGTGTGCTTCTCCATTCAACCTCTGTTGCTCTCTCCTTCATGTGCTTCATTTTTAGTTTATAGACTCCCTGCCCACTCCCAGTTGCTTGCATCCCCACAACTCCtgctgtttaaaaacaaatatatatcatatatatatataaaaaagcacTGGCAACGCAAGTAAGTTCCAAGGGTGAGACCTACTGACTTAGGAAAATGCTTGTTGTATtagagctgttttaaaaaaaatacaattgtctGTTTTGGCTTGAAACATAATTCTCCTTTTCAGAACAGAGCAAAGTTTAGAACCAAACCCTTTACAACCACGatatttgtgtgtctgtatgtgtacaaTGGGATTATACTTACTTATAAGATACTTACATTTCCTTTGTAAATGCACGcatagtaaaggcatatgcatggtagaaAATTAATAGGTAAGTTTGACCCCATTTCTATTTTTGTATTAACACATATCGTTCTCTCTATATCTATACCATTACCATGCATACAAGGGAAATTAAAGTATCTTATAAGTACGTATGaacccattacacacacacacatacatatatatgtgtgtgtgtgtgtatgtatcaccccattaacccacaaattaccctcaacacccaacacccaaaacccataaccaccctgaaccctaaaaaatacccttaccatccaaaaaaaccatacccaccctaaaattacTCGTCATTTAAAAAACCCATTCTCAACCTAAACCATAAGATCACCCTTATCTCCCAAATACCCACCCTACAATTACCCTTGCCTCCCAAAAACCTAAACCCACCTTAAACCCCTATATTaccattaccacccaaaaacccataccctaaccttaaaattacccttaccacccaaaacctatacccatccTAAACCTAAAAAATACCCTCGCcagccaaaaacccatacccactctaaaccataAAATCACCCTTGTCACCCAAAAATCCATtccaaccctaaaattacccttgcattccaaaaacccatacccacctaacCCTTAAAAATACTGTTGCCAtcccaaagcccatacccaccctaaacactaaaattacCATTACCACCCAAAATCCTGTATCCCCcatagtaaaaatatatatatattcattctctctctctctctctctctctctctctctctctctctctctctctctctctctctctctctctctctctctctctctctctctctctctctctctctctctctctcgttctctctgtctctctcttgctctctctctctctctctctccccctgatttacagtttggcggatatcccatggcacttgtaatacagttgaCGGGATAGCTGTTATGTTTGTGACCGAGAAtgccatctaccaaactctaaatcaggccttcaatACTTACCTGCAAAGTACTTACACGCAAAATACAGTCGCAATAAAGTCTGTTTCGTTGCAAAGCCTTCGTTGTAAAGACATtcgtggttctgccatcttggtaaaCGATGTTTCTAATTTCTAAGGCTTGGTGAACTAAGTGGCTTTGCAGTTGAAAGTCACAGGATGTGCGATGGTAAAACCCCAAATCACATTGTTCCAAAGGCACATTGCGAGCCGGAAATGTCTGTTCGCTtgtatttgctgcttacatggaaaaCTAGACACTAAAATGGCCACAGAAAATGAAGAGTTCATTTTTGAGGCGCGCTGCCTCATATGTAAAAGAGTCTGGTCACAGTGCAATGTTCACTTTGTGGTGTGAGGGATGTACAATACCCTCAAGCTACTGATCACATTTGTTAACTGCCTGTCACATTAAAGTTAATGAGGTGGGAGGTTTGAGACCTCATGAATCCATTTTGGTATGCTGGCATGGAGGCCTGCATGGAGTAGCAGATCTTTGTCCCAGCATTCATATAAACAAAATGGCATTATATTGCAGTTGATGTCCTTTAAGTGGACATGTGCTCCAATAAAACACAGGTAGGATGCTTTgtgcgtgtgggggggggggaggattagGGAGTGCAGCACTCCACAGGATCATTGTATGCTCCCTTTAACTCAACATTCACAGAGTGGAAACACTGCCCTCCTCTTTACAAATCCAAAACACCCCCCTTTCAGGAAGTGTTAAGCAACCAATGGTTTGCGACCACATTTTTCAGAAAACATTAACGAGTGTCATTGCAAATAGTAAGGAGGTACCCCCTTTTACCGCACCCATCACCCACCTCCTTCGGTCAGAACAACCCACAGTAGGGTCACACGTTGCACATGGTATGAGTTCTAATGAATTACCTTTTTCATGAGCATGCTCTCCTGGGTGACTCTATCTCTAATACGGAACCAGTCCTCAGTCAGCTGCTCAGTAACATAAAAATGCATCCCCAAATGGTAGTACGGGAACAAGCTAGACCGTGGGATGGTCAATGCCATCTTTATTCCATTGCACTGAAAAAGAACAGAAATACTCATAATTCTGAACCCTTGTCAAGATCATAAACACAACAAAAATGGATGCCcatgtttatgttttaaaaaaaaggtaaatgagTATAACGGAAGACAAAAGGAAGCATAACCATTGCTGAATCGGTATGATGCTCGACTTCCTGCCCTTCGCAGCAACAACAGGTAGCCCCAAGACTTGTAGGGTATGCCCCTGTCTGTATACTTCAGTGTCTGTCTAACGGACTTCACTTATGGGAGGACCATTGCCACATGTGTACTTTCTCATGAGTACATTCACAGGGCTTCAATGATCTGGGTCACTGTTCCAGTGCGTCAATCAATCAGACAGCATTCTTGTGGTTGGTCGCCATCACATGTCAAAGTATCTGGGAGTCTCGCACTGAGATGCATAGTCCTGAAACAGGGGACTACTAGAGATTAATCATGTGCCCTGTAATAATCGGTCACTAAATCACTGGGGAATTCTCACCAAAATATTAACACTATTACTACGACAATGCAGTGATACAATGCTCATAACTCTTACATGAAATTATATCGTTTTAGATTAGAAGAGCACAAACATTAAATCTTGCTTGAACCCCATTCTCTGTCAACAGAGTGAGCTTCTTAATTCAGTTTAAAAGTAGGCTAATTCTGTCAGGAAAGTTGTTGCTTAGAAAAAATGCACTCTGAGCAAGAACTCTTGGCTAGACAATGGCAGAACCAAAATGCAGAGCAAGGAACTTCTGATATTTAACCAGTGCCATAACCAGTAGCCTTGACATTGTCGACCACAGAGGAATTATTTTTGTACAATTCTTCTTCCTAATGTTTTTATCTTcgaatattttatcatttttaccttGGTTGTAGATGTTAGCACAATTGTAGGGTGGTATAGTAAATAGATTTGAGGTGGGATATTTCTTTTTTACATCTACCCGTATGGCTTCTTGAAAGATAACAATGATataaatcaaaataaattatgtgCACTTGGAGCCTGGAGCACGCTAGATCATTAAAATGGTTCATCACACAGTATTGCTATTTGTAATACCACTGAGAATCAAACTCACCATGGTAATAAAAGCAGTTCTTCCTTGACCATATTTTTTGCATCTTGATAACACAAGGCCAGAATCCAAAAGTGTAAACCGGTCTCCTTCTGCATCTAAGAAGGCCCTCCTCAGCTCTTCTAGAAAAGAATGACCACATTCTTTGATTTTTATTCCATATGCATCTTGAACAGATATCTTCATCACAATCGCAGAAGTCAAATGTGCTGGTCCTTTTGCTCCTTGCGTCCAGTAGCTTAATGGTTCTGTCATCAGACAGGCCACTCCATAGTCCACGCTTGCTGGACTGATTGCGATCCTCAACAAATCAGAGTTCCTAGGTTGACTCCTGGGGTCAGTGTCTTTGAACCTCATTATAGATTCTTGCACAGGTTCCCCAGGAGTAAGAGGACTCTCTCTTCGAAATCTGTTTTCATTTGTCTTTTCAGAGCCAATATCTGCATCCTGGAATGTTGTTTTTAATACTGTCGAGTCTAACATTAGATTATGTTTCACACTCTCTGAAGATATCTGGTCACTTGGTTCATCCTGGAATGTTGCATTTAATACTGTTGAGACTACCATTAGATTACAATTGACACTCTCAGAAGATTTATGGTCACTTGGTTGATCCAATTTGTGGTCACTAATATCATCAGCACTTAAATAAGAATCCATCTCATCTTTTCCAACACAATTAGCTTCATTTGAACACTTCACACGGTTATAGTAATGGCATTGATTATTAATCTGCACTCCAAGATCCACAATTTCTAAACTTGGGCTTTCGGAAAATTGGTTTTCAACAGCCAGCTCAGGCATCAATTCACATATACTAGTTTTGTTCAATAAGGTCTGATCCAAAATATGCTCATTTACACCACTAGCAAATGGTGTCTTTCCTAGTTCTTGTTGATAGTCTTTGATCTCACACAACTGTGAAGAAATAATTCCAGACGGCTTAGCAAAATGAGGATTCTCAAGTTTGTTGATTTCTGAGCACCAGATGACACCACTATTTTTAAGCACTTCATGAGGGTCCTCTATCAATTGGCCCCCCCCTTTACTTTTTCCAAAAGTCCTACCAGAATTGTCTAGACAACAAACTACCAAGTTTAATCCATTTTGTGGTATTGTCATGAAATCACTCTGTTGTAATGTGGAAGTAGCCTTCTGTAACTCTTCTTGGTTAGTAGTTGATTTTGCTACCGATGGAAAATACACTAAATACTGACATTCCTCCACGCTTTGCTTTATTGCATCTAATGCAGGTGTTGAATTAGATTCACATGTAATGTTTTCAAGATTCAGATCTTCATTAATGAAAGTGTCCACACATACCTCTTCTGAATGGCTCGTGGTGTTCAAATTTGGCATGTTACGCAAGTCACTATATGGTCCTTTGTTCACATGGATGTTGACATTATATATGTCAAAATCACAAATCTGCATGTTTTCTTCTTCGGAGTACACTGTGGGAATTATTCTGCCCTCAAGACTCATTGGCGGTCTGGAACATGGAGTCACAGACTTGATACATTCCACATCATCTATATTCTTCACCACTGAATTTTTCACAGATTCCTCTTTTTGTTGATCTATTAAAGAATGAACACTTCTGATTTGCATTTTTTCCACTTGCGTCTGAGCCTCAAATTTTGATAAATTGTAATCAATTGGCTCCAAAGGCTGCTGCAAAAACGTTGATCTAGAATTATTCCCAAAACTAAACGGTACTGTGGATTTTGAAAAATTGCTCCGTTCAGagcaatgtgactgaacatttgaATGCAGAGAGAGGTGTAAGTGGTGAGAGTCATAGGCATCCACTTCTTGGTGGATTTTACTGAATCCATTATAGAAGCAGGGTTCATATTCTTGGACTTCGGTGGGCACTGTCTCGCTAACTGCAGTCTTGACATGGTGGTGGCTCTGGATCCTTCCAGATGGTAGAAGGGCAGCAGTGATATCAATATCAGTCTCTGTTGTAATAGGAGATATGGGTAGCCGTATGTAACCTTTCAGATCCCTGCACTGCTCCTCAAGTTCTGTTTCTGTTGACCAGTAGAATGTTCCTTTTCTATTCATTTTATAAATGTGGGTATCTTCAACAGCTACAAACTCCAAGTTGCTTTCTGGCAAGGCCCTACAGAGAAATAAAGACAACACTTTTATTCAATAGAACTTCAAGACATTAGTTAAATATCTGATATAATACTCACATTTTATGATGATTTACATTGACAGATATTAACTCTAGGTGTGATGGAGCAGAAGCTCTGGTCTTAGAGAGATTTTTGGGGCGCACATAACATAAATTTTGTGGGGTCCCTCTCTAGTTTTCTGCTAACATTAGCATatcattgaaaataaaaaaaaatagcatgGGACACATTTTGAGGCAGCTCAGCATATAGGGCTACCTAGTGGTGGCCAGCATTACCTGCCTTAGCATGATTTTGATATATAAATAAATTTAGCAGTGGCAGCACGGGGCTCAGACAATAGCGGGCCCTGTGGCAACAAGCCTAGTTACCACTTCTTTTCATTACCCTGTGTTAACCTTTCCTAATCTCCTCTTCTCCAGAACATATCTTCCATTTACAACTTTCTTTGCACTGCTAGTTTTATTTATTACTTCTGGTTTTCAACATGAACAAAGGATTTGTTTTGTGAACTGAATCCAGTGCCAACAAACGGTTTCGGACTAGAATATAAATACTTTAGGGGCTGCAATAAAAGCAAACTAAAATGAAAAGCGTGTACTGGAAGCCTCAAATATGAAGTCAGCAAAATATCCCAAAACCAGCAGATTTTGATGGGACATTGTTAATATCCCACTCGTAGCCATACAGGTGTGAACTATTTGTTGGGGCAGCATTTTTAGTAAGTAAAGTGGCTAGGGAAAGAACTAGCAAAGCAATGCTCGTGGTATTTTTGTGCAGCGGTGAAAGATATGCCCTTTAATTATAGACACaagcttttacattttacatttttctatcAGTTACGATACACAGGAGAATGTATTGCTCAGGTTCATGTCAGGTAGCATCATAAAACGCAAGCAATGTACAGCCATAAATGCGGCGTTTCTGCATATAGCATGGTATTGCCCTGCAGTGACTTTACACTTGAAAGAATCATtcaagacattaagggcctgatttatgaaaagttagcgccgcctttgcataattctttgacgcaaaagcagcacaaatgtacaaaatataattaaattgtcgcaaaggcggcactaacttttcataaatcaggccctgaatgagaTGGAGAAATGGATGTAATACCCACCCCAAAGACATTGCTAGGATTTACAGCAGATTTACCTGACAAAGCACGTAGATTTATATCCATGGTATGGCTATTGGCTAAAAGTCAGGTAAACAGAAGAGGCATGGCAGAACGACTGGGCATTTTGCAATACAACAATAGAGGAATATTGTGATTTAGTGCATCCTAAGGCATGGCCGAAAGAGCCTGTATGAGATTGAAAGAAGCAGATTCCATGCAGGACGACAAGTAGGTCTGGAGGTAGAGGAGGCGTTGTATAGACCCCATGCTACAGTGTGTTGAGCAAACTGGGGAATTGTTCCACAAAACTGCACCAAACACGATGTAACATAGTGAAAGGTGGTGCAGAGGAGATTTGGCTGCTAACTTTGATATCACAACGTTAATCTTTACATGTTCATATTGACATTATATTGTGTAAAACTATAACAAGCTAATTGTAAAGTGATGCACTAAAAAGCCTATACTGAGGTGCATTCGCTAAAGACTAGGATTTACATGTGAGTGGTATATCTGACTAGATTGAAAATTAACCACTGGTTTTGATTTTAAATGTTTCCTTACAATGTTAGGAAGTAGTCACACTTGAAACGATAATGATTTTTATGATTAATGTGCATTTAATGTTATAGCCTAAGGTTTAAAAATTGTAGTTCTCCATTATATTTACTGACATGTATTAACAAAGTTATTTCGATTGATACTTTATTGTAACATGTAATTAGACAATATTTATTAATGACAGTTTATTACTGAaaagtgtgtatgtgaatgtttaACATGGATAACATGGGccattttatttctgttttagtTTGGTAGTGTTAAGGTCTGCCAGGCCCAGCCTCATAGAATGTGAGAAAGCTGTCTTCTTTTTACTGACGTGTCAcctctttcagattttgttcacaTGAAATGTTGGTTTGAAATAGATCTGCTTTTGTTTTACTCATAGAGAGCTTGAGAAATTAACCTTGAAGACAGTACACCCATAGACTGAGAACGTGAAGGCTGACTCTTCATAAATTGTTTCAAAAATTTGTTCAGGAGAGCAAAGATGGATACCTTCCCATAACAATCTTGGGAACTTGCCTGGATCCTGTTGTCTGATGTGCCTTGATTGGACAATTTAAATTTTTCTATCAATATGGCGTTATCCATGGACAAATCATCATTCACCTTGGGCTTTAGTTTATCATTCCCAGTTAGCTGTAGTAGGAGACCCCCCTTTAGACTTTAAGAGGTATAGATCTCGTTGCCCTTGGCCCACACTTTTCCAGTGCTTACTGAgtagacttggggcctcattacgacttcagaggTCATTTaagaagaccgctgaagccgctgcagtcaacagaccgccagtgttgttggtctgctgactgccatattaggagtcctgatggacttctgcccatttatgggtggaaATCTGACTCCGTCAGCCTGGCCGACAGAGCAGAAGAGGCAGttgcaccatcagcaccgccacaccaccaagactctgcccaccgtattatatgtaatatggcttggcggagtACTTTATGGAGGTGCAGTGCTGGCAGTGCAAAACGCCAGGACCCACCCCCTCCCGGACAACCAAGCTCACCGgtaaaggtaagttgatcatccaaaggggtgggtggggggttttgggttcatgtgtgtggtgtgtgcctgaatgggtgtgcgagagtgcatgtgtgtatgcatgtgtgcgtggagggcatgtgtgtgcatgagtatggattgagtggggcaggtgTGGATGAAGGGGGAGTGTGGATGATGGGGGGTAGGGAATGTGCGTGAATTTGGAGTGGGGTACATGCATGAGTGCGGATGAGTGGGGGGGTGCGTGGGGGGGTGGATGGGGGTGTggagacatgtgtgtatgtgtgtgctggtgacaggaatggggattctggtcaccgggtgcatgaccaccagggttttcgtggcaggatGACTGCCACAGAAAGACTGGCAGTCTGCTGCCACTTAGTCCAGCCAGCAGGCGGAGGTATTCCACCAGCCCGGAGGAGCTCCCCACTGGCCGCGTCGGTGCGACTGCACCAGTGGGCCAGGCAGCATTGTGGCGGTTTGGTTtcggccaaaccccacaacttgtcaCGTGAGGCTGCCAGTCtgttgaccaccagcctcgtaatgagggccttagatttttCTTTGaaccatgagaagactcttgaccaagcttctgagaggttgacactttccctttttgctTACTTTTTGCCTACCTTAGTTAGCTATATTTTgtcccagatgtcatttttccatcaactttttgtcttttatttcctttttactttttgtccccatgtcttATAGCCCATCACATGTCAATAAGCAACTCATTCTCCTTGAGGGAACCCCAGTGTTTAGTTAGCTATTTAGATGATTTTGATTTGCACTAATGCTAAGACAGATTGGACAACGCTTACTTACTGAGTCTCAAGTATTGTTATTGTTGTTTTGTATAGCAGTCATTGAGTTTGTTTGATGttaattagattgcatttctttcagaGGTTTGGACATCCAATGGTGTTACTATACCTCTATAGTTTAGGTTTGAGAATTGTTTCCATTAACCTGAGTATTAACTTGTAATAAGAGCCCCTTTAACTTTCTTTACAATATGTCTTTTCATTGTGTGGACAAAATGGTCATACTGTAAATCAAACATTGATTGTGATGTTAACCGCTCTTACACCTTTCAATAGGTGAAAAGATTTGTCGACCTTGTTAAGAACATACTTGAAATGCTTCACCAAATCACTGTGTATTTAGACTGTGAACAGACTGACAAGGGAATATGATTAACGTCATGTGAGCTGAATGTTATTGTACATTGCACAAAACTTTAAATCAAGGTTGGGAAAAAAATCATTTGTAAAGCTGAAATATCAGGGACGGGCTTAATGTGCTAATGAATAGAGATACAGGATTAGCACATTCAAGCTATACCATGTAAGAATCAAAAGGCTTTAGTCTCACTTGCCTTCATTACAATACTATTCTGTCTGGACATCAAATGAATGTCAGATAGAAAAAATATACAACAGGGGCTCTTACACTTTATTTGACATAGAAATAAAGAGGACCGTAACCAAGTTAAGGAAAAGTCATTCGAGGCGGGCTTCCATTTTGACAGCACTGGAGGCAGAGATGTGTGGTCTCATGCAATGTGGACTGAAacaagaaagagggctgggaggAAGCATACACAAATGTGGATGAGGAAGGACACCCAGGAGAAGGAGGATGTGGTGATCTGTGCTTCTCTTCTTCTATACTGGTATGGCCTGATGCCAGGTTAGTGCTGAAGCCTTGCACAAGCTGGACAGTCATCTTGGGGTACACCCCTTACATGACACATATTTGagtgcttt encodes:
- the LOC138300326 gene encoding uncharacterized protein — encoded protein: METEPCKPLTAATEESLSQDGEAQLTIIAAEEEGPWLVEALPESNLEFVAVEDTHIYKMNRKGTFYWSTETELEEQCRDLKGYIRLPISPITTETDIDITAALLPSGRIQSHHHVKTAVSETVPTEVQEYEPCFYNGFSKIHQEVDAYDSHHLHLSLHSNVQSHCSERSNFSKSTVPFSFGNNSRSTFLQQPLEPIDYNLSKFEAQTQVEKMQIRSVHSLIDQQKEESVKNSVVKNIDDVECIKSVTPCSRPPMSLEGRIIPTVYSEEENMQICDFDIYNVNIHVNKGPYSDLRNMPNLNTTSHSEEVCVDTFINEDLNLENITCESNSTPALDAIKQSVEECQYLVYFPSVAKSTTNQEELQKATSTLQQSDFMTIPQNGLNLVVCCLDNSGRTFGKSKGGGQLIEDPHEVLKNSGVIWCSEINKLENPHFAKPSGIISSQLCEIKDYQQELGKTPFASGVNEHILDQTLLNKTSICELMPELAVENQFSESPSLEIVDLGVQINNQCHYYNRVKCSNEANCVGKDEMDSYLSADDISDHKLDQPSDHKSSESVNCNLMVVSTVLNATFQDEPSDQISSESVKHNLMLDSTVLKTTFQDADIGSEKTNENRFRRESPLTPGEPVQESIMRFKDTDPRSQPRNSDLLRIAISPASVDYGVACLMTEPLSYWTQGAKGPAHLTSAIVMKISVQDAYGIKIKECGHSFLEELRRAFLDAEGDRFTLLDSGLVLSRCKKYGQGRTAFITMCNGIKMALTIPRSSLFPYYHLGMHFYVTEQLTEDWFRIRDRVTQESMLMKKVPVISNWKKLLQNFLYLPHHPLMLVPYAVLYDRNDSILYLMEDRHVSAVGTPPDRCIVEKGKLFGEFLSYMRYCKWNNIYPEDDGTNMIYTPQGVCFDPSGLLNSEDPCVFKKTFKEMLRLLFFEDQQDLSAVETMVSTACQLMEEDREWTDPM